The following are from one region of the Candidatus Omnitrophota bacterium genome:
- the bioF gene encoding 8-amino-7-oxononanoate synthase: protein MDNVLQKDLDGLQVLGLRRGLRQTQSPQGRTIIVDGRRVLNFCSNDYLGLADDEKVKAAAIASIGQDGFGSGASRLVGGNMSAHTALEERLAALKKTEACLLFSSGYMANTGIIPALVGRGDIVFCDRLNHASIIDGILLSRAQMKRYPHVDMAALEDGLKKASGHQRKLIVTDTIFSMDGDRAPLKDIVELARRWGAWVMVDEAHAFGVLGPTGMGLVEELRLSDQVQVQMGTLSKAAGCFGAYVCGSAVLKETLINHARSFIYTTGMPPSVAAAAHAGVNIIVIEPGRRRQLLDNADHLRQGFKALGLDTMRSTTPIIPILAGEADRAVMMSQKLFEQGFFVQAIRPPTVPVNTARLRVTVTAAHTREDCEAFLEAVKTICLF from the coding sequence ATGGATAATGTCCTTCAGAAAGATCTGGATGGATTGCAGGTCTTGGGATTGCGCCGTGGTTTGCGCCAAACGCAAAGCCCGCAGGGCCGGACGATCATCGTTGATGGACGAAGGGTCCTGAATTTTTGTTCCAATGATTATCTGGGGCTGGCCGATGATGAGAAGGTCAAGGCCGCGGCCATAGCATCCATCGGTCAAGACGGTTTCGGTTCCGGCGCTTCGCGGTTGGTGGGTGGTAATATGTCCGCCCACACCGCGTTGGAAGAGCGTTTGGCCGCGCTCAAAAAGACCGAGGCCTGTCTTTTATTCTCCAGCGGGTATATGGCCAATACCGGCATTATCCCGGCGCTGGTCGGCCGCGGGGACATTGTATTTTGCGACCGTCTGAACCATGCCTCCATCATTGACGGCATTCTCCTAAGCCGCGCCCAAATGAAACGTTATCCCCACGTGGACATGGCCGCCCTTGAAGACGGTCTTAAGAAGGCGTCGGGGCATCAACGCAAACTGATCGTGACCGACACTATTTTCAGCATGGACGGGGACAGAGCGCCTTTGAAGGACATCGTGGAGTTGGCCCGGCGCTGGGGCGCGTGGGTGATGGTGGATGAAGCGCATGCCTTCGGGGTTTTAGGGCCGACAGGCATGGGACTTGTTGAGGAACTCAGGTTAAGCGATCAGGTGCAGGTCCAGATGGGCACTTTATCCAAAGCCGCCGGGTGTTTCGGCGCCTATGTTTGCGGTTCCGCCGTTCTTAAAGAAACCCTCATCAATCACGCCCGCAGTTTCATTTACACGACGGGGATGCCGCCTTCTGTCGCGGCCGCGGCGCATGCGGGGGTCAACATCATCGTCATAGAGCCCGGGCGCCGCCGTCAATTGCTTGATAACGCCGACCATTTACGCCAAGGGTTTAAGGCCCTTGGCCTTGATACGATGCGCTCAACAACACCCATCATTCCCATTTTAGCCGGCGAAGCCGACAGGGCTGTGATGATGTCACAAAAACTTTTTGAGCAGGGATTTTTTGTGCAGGCCATACGCCCGCCGACGGTGCCAGTCAACACCGCGCGTTTGCGCGTGACCGTCACGGCCGCCCATACCAGAGAAGATTGCGAGGCCTTTCTGGAAGCCGTTAAAACCATATGCCTTTTCTAA
- a CDS encoding biotin--[acetyl-CoA-carboxylase] ligase, with product MTAHDHIIQFLKEADGYVSGEDMSETLKISRAAVWKYIDHLRKDGYDITAVPHLGYRLVSVPDKLLPHEIQSGLNTRTFGKNVVTFNTVGSTMDEAFRLGMEGAPEGTVVCAETQTQGRGRLGRVWSSPKAKGIYCSLILRPRLPPGQLSQLTLTAAVALAEALRDAAGIEPAIKWPNDILIGGKKLAGILTELRAETDQVKFIVVGMGINVNTSASQLVDGASSLRTETGRVLNRVVVLQHILRSFEAWYAVLGRGRFDLVIKAWKARSATLKKRVRVTGPGGMVEGLAVDLDTDGALLVRQDSGVIVKLTAGDLVHG from the coding sequence ATGACCGCACACGACCACATCATACAATTCTTGAAGGAAGCCGACGGCTACGTTTCCGGCGAGGACATGAGCGAGACGCTCAAGATCAGCCGCGCCGCGGTATGGAAATACATTGACCATCTGCGCAAGGATGGCTATGACATCACGGCCGTGCCGCATCTGGGATACCGATTGGTGTCTGTCCCTGATAAATTATTGCCCCATGAGATTCAATCCGGTTTAAATACCAGGACATTCGGGAAAAACGTCGTCACTTTTAATACCGTCGGCTCCACCATGGATGAGGCGTTCCGTTTAGGCATGGAGGGAGCGCCGGAAGGAACGGTGGTTTGCGCCGAGACGCAAACACAAGGCCGCGGCCGTCTGGGCCGCGTGTGGTCTTCGCCTAAGGCCAAAGGCATTTATTGTTCTTTGATCTTAAGGCCGCGGCTTCCGCCGGGGCAATTGTCCCAGTTGACGCTGACCGCGGCCGTGGCCCTGGCCGAGGCCTTGCGCGATGCCGCGGGAATAGAGCCCGCCATCAAATGGCCCAATGACATTCTCATTGGCGGCAAAAAGCTCGCCGGCATATTGACGGAATTGCGCGCCGAGACCGATCAGGTCAAATTTATCGTCGTGGGTATGGGGATCAATGTCAACACATCGGCGTCCCAGCTCGTTGACGGGGCGTCGTCGTTAAGGACTGAAACCGGCCGCGTTCTTAACCGGGTCGTTGTGCTGCAGCATATCTTAAGGTCTTTTGAGGCCTGGTACGCGGTCTTAGGTCGCGGCCGTTTTGATCTGGTCATTAAGGCGTGGAAGGCGCGTTCAGCCACTCTCAAAAAGCGTGTGCGTGTCACCGGTCCCGGCGGCATGGTGGAAGGCCTGGCCGTGGACCTGGATACCGACGGGGCGCTTTTGGTGCGTCAGGATTCGGGGGTCATTGTCAAGCTAACCGCAGGTGATCTGGTCCATGGATAA
- the bioD gene encoding dethiobiotin synthase: MVRRALFITATDTGVGKTMATFVLGTLLKSKGIDVGVMKPVQCGGNDAAFLKKALELDDDIDVINPCYAPEPLSPHLAFRRAGQKVDVAKIRRAYTLLRRRHDVVLIEGAGGLMVPLKNNYYNADLIRDLNAEVIIVSRLGLGTINHTLLTIDQAKSRGLKIKGVLFSDTGPGPKGIAEQTNPAEIKRLSGVRMLGTIPYLSAGGGSAFGRKQISVKEVLKKCRNIAVD; the protein is encoded by the coding sequence ATGGTTCGACGCGCGCTCTTCATAACCGCCACAGATACCGGCGTCGGCAAAACCATGGCAACGTTCGTTTTAGGGACATTGCTGAAGAGTAAGGGGATTGATGTCGGGGTGATGAAGCCGGTGCAATGCGGAGGGAATGACGCCGCGTTTTTGAAAAAAGCGTTGGAACTCGATGATGATATTGATGTGATCAACCCGTGTTACGCTCCCGAACCCCTGTCCCCGCATCTGGCTTTTCGCCGGGCCGGTCAGAAAGTGGATGTGGCAAAGATCCGCCGGGCCTATACGCTGTTGCGTCGCCGTCACGATGTTGTGCTCATCGAGGGCGCGGGGGGATTGATGGTGCCGCTCAAAAATAATTACTATAACGCGGATCTCATCCGGGACCTGAACGCCGAGGTCATCATCGTTTCCCGTCTGGGACTTGGGACCATCAATCACACGCTGCTGACCATTGACCAGGCGAAGAGCCGGGGTTTGAAGATCAAAGGTGTGCTTTTTAGCGACACCGGCCCTGGACCTAAAGGCATTGCCGAACAAACCAACCCCGCCGAGATCAAACGTCTGTCGGGCGTCCGGATGTTAGGCACCATTCCGTATTTATCCGCCGGAGGCGGATCTGCCTTTGGCAGAAAACAGATAAGCGTTAAGGAAGTATTAAAGAAATGCCGCAACATAGCCGTCGATTAA
- a CDS encoding alpha/beta hydrolase codes for MPFLTTDRGLRWHYETAGSGDPILFIHGFGGSGRWWEGQEEFLRSGHQVITVDLPGHGQSAWMPVTLGGLAVDLRQIISGLGISQFNMVSSSFGGLIAFELCRMMPEAVMRMSFVGVLPKFARASGYPAGLDIDKIRTLSGQFDGDYGAILDIFFRSLFTMQERDSVRFQWVKEMRGSEPLPQREALKCFLDILEKVDLRGRLASVICPVQFVTGSDDYICPQLAMAWVAQHCVNARFDVMQGRGHLPFLTGPDEYNDLLEDFLIK; via the coding sequence ATGCCTTTTCTAACGACTGACAGAGGCCTGCGCTGGCATTATGAGACGGCGGGCAGCGGCGATCCCATCCTGTTCATTCATGGATTCGGCGGCAGCGGCCGCTGGTGGGAGGGCCAAGAAGAATTCTTGCGCAGCGGTCATCAAGTCATCACCGTTGATCTGCCCGGCCATGGTCAAAGCGCGTGGATGCCCGTGACGCTGGGCGGCCTGGCGGTGGATCTGCGTCAGATCATCAGCGGTCTTGGCATTTCCCAGTTCAACATGGTTTCCAGTTCTTTCGGCGGGCTCATTGCCTTTGAGCTGTGCCGGATGATGCCCGAAGCGGTCATGCGCATGTCTTTTGTCGGCGTCCTCCCGAAATTCGCGCGCGCGTCCGGTTACCCGGCGGGACTGGACATTGACAAGATCCGCACATTGAGCGGCCAGTTTGACGGGGATTACGGCGCCATCCTTGACATTTTTTTCCGTTCGCTTTTTACCATGCAAGAGCGCGACAGTGTCCGTTTTCAATGGGTCAAGGAAATGCGGGGTTCAGAACCCCTGCCGCAAAGGGAAGCGCTGAAATGTTTCCTGGATATTCTGGAAAAGGTGGATTTGCGCGGCCGCCTGGCCAGCGTCATTTGTCCGGTGCAATTCGTGACCGGCAGCGACGATTATATCTGTCCCCAGCTGGCCATGGCATGGGTTGCCCAACATTGTGTGAACGCCCGTTTTGATGTGATGCAGGGCCGTGGCCATCTGCCGTTTCTCACCGGACCCGATGAATATAACGATTTGTTGGAGGATTTTTTGATCAAATGA
- a CDS encoding methyltransferase domain-containing protein, which produces MTMWNTFTNSVRKAFTDAADQYDILAGLHREIGRELVKKNAQRSAARILDVGTGTGYVANKTKFFFPDAMVVGLDIAEGMISKAAQTHEGIRWLQADGQRLPFKDGTFDIIFSNLAYQWMPDLPLAFTQARRVLSNGGTFTGTLFGVRTCEELFSSLTATNPEVSVRRLPALEDVGQTLHAVGFQDIRVDYELIKVQFADIWELLGWLKDIGANYLPREGFIGKEGLTQAAAHYRKHFPYNNGICASFEVIWFDARSS; this is translated from the coding sequence ATGACCATGTGGAATACATTCACCAACAGCGTGCGCAAGGCATTCACCGACGCGGCGGACCAGTATGATATTTTGGCCGGATTGCACCGCGAGATCGGCCGCGAACTGGTCAAAAAGAACGCGCAGCGTTCGGCAGCGCGCATTTTAGATGTCGGCACCGGCACCGGGTATGTGGCCAATAAAACCAAATTCTTTTTTCCCGACGCGATGGTGGTGGGTCTGGACATCGCGGAAGGGATGATCAGCAAGGCCGCCCAAACCCATGAGGGCATCCGCTGGCTACAGGCCGACGGACAGCGCCTGCCTTTTAAGGACGGGACTTTTGATATTATTTTTTCCAATCTCGCCTACCAGTGGATGCCTGATCTGCCCCTGGCTTTTACCCAGGCCCGGCGCGTCCTGTCCAACGGAGGGACTTTTACCGGCACGCTGTTTGGCGTCCGGACCTGTGAAGAACTTTTTTCTTCGCTAACCGCGACAAACCCGGAGGTGTCGGTGCGCCGTCTGCCGGCGCTCGAAGATGTTGGGCAGACATTGCATGCCGTTGGTTTTCAAGATATCCGCGTGGATTATGAATTGATCAAGGTGCAGTTCGCGGACATTTGGGAATTGTTGGGCTGGCTTAAAGATATCGGCGCCAATTATCTGCCGCGGGAGGGCTTTATCGGTAAGGAAGGATTGACCCAGGCAGCCGCTCATTACCGGAAGCATTTTCCCTATAACAACGGGATTTGCGCTTCTTTTGAGGTCATATGGTTCGACGCGCGCTCTTCATAA